The following DNA comes from Brassica oleracea var. oleracea cultivar TO1000 chromosome C5, BOL, whole genome shotgun sequence.
ATGTCTCTTCTCCTTCTCTCTCCCTCACCGTCTCCGTACTCCGCGTCTCATCTCTCTCTATCGTCCACCGGAATCTACCTCTCCGTTCCCTTCGCTCTCCGGTTTCACCCGGACCCGACCCGATAGAATCCGAGTATCCGCCGTCGAAGAAACCTCCGACGTACCGGAGGAGGTAGAAGACGGTCCTGTCGAGCTTCCTCCGTCGGCCATATCTCCGTTCTCGACCACCAACTCAATATTCGCCACTTCCGATGACCCCTCTCCACTCCAGCTAGCCACCAGCGTAATGCTCACCGGCGCCATCACCATCTTCCTCTTCCGATCGATTCGACGGCGAGCTAAACGCTCCAAAGAGATGGTAAAGTTTTCGTTTTCCCTCTCGTTCTCAGTGAATTTGAATTGAAAGTTTTTGACTTGGTGTGAGAATTGTAGACGTTTAGATCGTCTGGGGTGAAGAAGTCGTTGAAAGACGAAGCGATGGAGAAACTGAAAGCAATGGGGTCGGCTCCGATTGAAGAAGTTGGTGGTAAGTCGACGACTCCGTCGGCGGCTCAGGCGTTTCTTGGTGCGGTTTCGGCAGGTGTCATTGCTGTTATTCTCTATAAGTTCACTACTACCATCGAAGCAGGACTCAATCGGCAGGCTATTTCTGATAACTTCTCGGTATCGTTCCTTCTCTTCTCTTGATAGTTCTCCTTGCTCATGTTCGTTCAGTCTTTGCTTTTGTTGTTGCGTTTTAGCAAGTAATGTTATCTTGTGATCCAAGTATTATCATTGTCTCTGTATTAGTAAATGCACATAACTGAGAGGAGGTAAAAGAAGAAGTGGATAAATTATCATCATGGGGTGTTTCTCTGTAAACGCCCACTCTTGAGAGAGATAATAGTATGGAATAAAGGCTCCCTAGGCCCATGATTGCTGAATTCAGTGCGCAGCTAGCTAGCTATATTCATTATGTGAAGGACCCTCTGTTTATGATCATTGCTTGTGTACGTACATTAAGAGTCTGGCCAAAACCATGGTTATATGCAATTAAACTAGCTATACATTCATTGAGTGAAAAGATCTATTCTTGTTTGAGACCCTTAACTTATACAATGTGTCTTCTATCTCTTTGCAGGTTAGGCAAATCACAGTAACCGTAAGGTATACATATCTTATATATAAGCTTCACTATGTTCTCTGTTTTCATCTCAAGTCATTTCTCGCAATTTCTTAGACCAAATATTCATTTTTTTTCTGTGGCAGGACTATCATCAACGGTATTTGCTATCTAGCAACATTTGTTTTCGGTATCAACGCTGTCGGACTTCTCCTTTACTCTGGTCAGCTAGCCTTCAATGAAGAGTCTGATGAAGCCGCCATGAAGGCCACAACAGAGACTGGAGACTCATCAGGTAACAACAACAGTGAAGTAAATAAAAGCAACGAGGATCAAAGTACAAGTGATTAGTCCAGCCTTTGTACTATGAAAACATGTAATAATAATATCATATTCGTATTATAAATATAAATGCTTTTAGTTTGATTATCTTGTCACATTGTCTCTGTTTGTTGGGAAGTGATTTGATGTTGTTAGTTTCGATGGGACATTATCGACCAGAGAAAGACGTTAGACTAACGGACAAAAGAAGGATACAGATTTTCATGATAAAACATTGGAATAGCGCAAGAAATTAATTGTGACTAACAAAAACAAAATTTACAAACAAGGACAAATAAAATTCTTAAATTACTATTACACCCCAAATAGTTTCTCTTATTCCCACTCAAGTCCCAATCCTTTCTTCTAGAACCCTACTCCGGCACCGCCGCCGACTCCGACGGAAGCTTGAGGATGCGGCTCGAGCTTCCGATTTTTCCAGAAACAAGCTTCCGGCGCAAGCTTCGAAGCTGACTTCCTCGGCTCCGACTTGCAACGTGGCAGCACTGGCGGCTCGTACGCCTTGTTACCTCCGGCAGCCTTCTGCTCTCTAACCGACGCAGCAGTCGTTAATAACGGCGGAGCTGCTGGGTACGAGCACGATGACCTCGGCGGCTGTAACAGCGAATGGTGAACAGGTCGTTTATCGACAGAACGCCGGCGAGAGGATGCGTTGGAGTCAACACCGGTGACGATTCGTTTCTTGGGTTGATGGTTATGATGATGATGTTCTGTTATCTTCTTCGCCGGAGGTCTTCCCGGTTGACATCTAACGAAGTCTGTGGAGCAGACCCAAGTCTCCTTTGAGACTTCCATCGATAGCTTTGGCTCACACATCATTAGCAACAGACAATCCGGTAACACCTTATACGGCGTCGTCTTGTCTTTCTCAGCTGTTTCATCGTGCTGCTGATCTCCTCCTCTCATTATCACTTCCGGACTCGGGTCGGGTTCTCGGTTTCCTTGGTTGGATCTTTCCACGTTTGGAGTCACAGAGGCAGCTGCTATCTCTTCCTCCTCTTTACTTTCTTCTTCTTCCATCTCAGCCGTTTGCTCCTCGTCTTCTTCCTCTATGGCGTTTCTTAGATCGTCTTCGATGTGTTTGATGATCATAGCTTCAATCTCTTCCTCGTGTACAAGTTCTTCCTCTTTGGGAGCTTCTGGTTCTGTAATAGAAACTACTTCTCTCTCGCCGGAGATCCATTTCTCACACAGCTCGATCCGCTTCTTGTCTTCCAAGTCAAGCTCAAACCTTCTCCTCTGCTCATCTTCCTCCTCTTCTCCTCCATACACACGGTCATCAAGCGACATCTGCCTCTCCCGAACCCGGTTAGCTAACGCAGCCACCTTAACCGGATCAGATCTACACCTCATCAACAGCAAAGCATTCTTCGGCGGAGAACAGAGATTAATCATCCCAACATCCTCCCTCCCTCTCCTCTCCTCCGTCTTCATCTCAATCTCGCTCAAATCAAGCCCCTCGAAAACATGCCTCCGGCGACTCCTCCTCCTCCCATCCTCCGCTGCCTCGTCTTCCCCTCCTCCAACCACAAGCTCGATCTCCCTCCTCTTCCCTCCCGTCTCCTCCACCGCCACAAACCACCTCGTGAAGCACGAGCTGCCTCCTCCGCCGCCGTTACCCTCACCTCGCCGCCCGTCTTTACCGCCCACGCAAGACGATCTACACGGCGAGGAGGAGGAGAAGCAGTTAAGCTCGGAGCCGAACGATCTCAGCGACTCGCAGATGGTCACGGGGAAATGAACCCAACGGTTATCGCTCGCGTCGAAACGACACCCTCCTCTGTCGTTTTGGTCGGAGGACGATCTCCTGAAGCTGCTCGTCTCGCCTCTCCTCCTAGATCTCGCTCTCATCTTCTTCTTCACGTGCTTCCTTGTCTTCACCCTCACTTGACCGATACACGTCACCTTCGGAGACGACGGCTCTATGTTGTTGTTATTATTATTTTCGTAACCCGATCCAGATCTCTTACGTCCTCCGCTATTACCGAACATCGGAGAGTTTAGGACTCCGGCCGAAGCGTTCTTTATGCTGCCGCTAGGACGGAGACGTCGGCTGAGAGAAGTTGTGAGGCAGGCGGAGCGAGCTGGGCTGAGGGAAGAGAGGCGCATGGAGGAGGAAGAAGAGAAGCGAGATGTGAAACAAATGAATAAATCAGTTGAAGAAGCGTTCCTTGCGTTGCTGCTACTGTTAATACTTGAAGAACGGTGGGGTCTTTCAGTTTCCGCCATTGTTATCTTCTTTTTTTTACTGTGAGAGAGTGAAGTAGCTATCGACATTGGAGATGGTATAGTTTCAAGAACTAAAGTGGTGTTCCGTTATAATTACTAAATTACCCCTACACCTGATTAAGGGAAAGATTCGTTCTTCCTGAACTTTGATAATTAGCCTTGACTAATCTGGTTGTTATAGCTTTTTGCGGTAATGGTTAGTGAAAAGGGTGAATTAGTAATTCGTGGAGAGTGAAAGTGTGTGGCCCATGAGAGTGAAATGAGTTAAAAGGGTTCGTACGTCTCTGCGGACTGTGGATACACACATGTGCACACAGTAAAGGTATTGGCTTTCCCGAAAACACAAACACTCAGACACGCATGTCGCTTGTGTGTATTTGCATGTATTGTTTTCGTAGCCTTCCTTTTCTTTTTCTTCTTTATTAACTTTTGGTTTTTTGGTAAATTTAAATAATGCAAAGTTTTGTGTTTTTGAAAAGATATGACTTTTTGTGAATTTCAAAAGTTGTTAGATATGTTTTTCCTTGTAACTAAGATTATTGGACCCCATGGACCAAGTGTTTTTTTTCGCGATCTTTCTTTTTGAAAGATATTTCATGTCATATCATATTCATGTATGATATGCTTTTGGAAAATTGTGAATAATAATCAGCTCAGGGGTTTTTTTTTATCAAAACAGCTCAGGGGTTTCTGGCTGCGAAATTGTGCCAGCAAACTGTAATATGTATTTATCTCTAGTATAGTAAATATGTATATGACAAACAGCTTTGTTTTTGTTATCTAGTGTGTTATAATTCTCATTCAAACCTCTCAATGATTATAACAGTCGCGGGATACAACAATCAATAATTATTGCAATGTACATATTGGTTTGTAGATAGTACGTTGATTGATGGGGGTGGTTAGAGATGTAAGGATTTATTCCACGTTATGGAAATCAACATGGATATCTGCGAGAAGATATACTTCAACATGTACGTCTGTTCCTGGAAACCTCTTCGATGTTTATAAGTTATAACCAGTGAAGACCAAGTGTTGGGATCTATTGGATACTTAAGAATATTCCTGCTGTGTGTTTGGCTCGAAATTATAATCATTTGAGATAATTGACTGAGATTTACTCATCTAACGACCAAACATTTGGGATCACAAACGGGGAAAATATTAGCTAACCAAAACGAATAAATAAATTATTGTTTTTATAAAAGCGAATTAAGGAGACAACGTCTTTTTTTCTTGTTCATAATGATAAAAACAATAGACCAGAAGTCCTAGTCACATGGTCCTGGCTAAATACGGTCGAATACAAATATGAAAGATATCATCTTAATAAATAAATTAAAGAAGACAAACCTTTTTTTGTTGGCTCAAATAAAGAAGAAAAAATAATCTTATTATAGTAATTAAAAGCATTATAGAGCCCAAAGCTTGCACGTGATCGGACTACCCGGAGATAGGGTAATGAGTCGACATGGCCGTTGTTCTTCTTGTTTTTAGCTATAATTATTACTACATCTTTATAAAATTTAATCTAATTTTATTATACGCTTTTTTCTCTGAGTTTTCTTCTCGTGAAGTTGTCACTTTGCTAGTTTGCTTTCTTTCTTGTGGATGCATGAAACTAAGGGCACGTCGTGTCGCTTTTTGTAGCACTTAAAAGAGTCGGACCCAGTCTCTTTTTAAAACATTTATGTTGTTCCAAAATGGAGTATAGTCAAATAATTAGAGAGATAGTATACTCTTAATAATTCAGTTTAAGAAAAGAGATGATTGCTGACTGATTAGATAGATAAACTCATACCAAAATATGTTTCTACACCGCTCGTGAAGTTAAATTGCATTTTATCAATAGATACAAAACCAAACAAAAAAAATAATATATAGATCCTCGAACAAACAAATAAACCTTGATAGAAAACTTAATACCCAAAGATCGAAAGAACCAAATATATAAACTTCATGAAGATTAAAATGCGAATTTTTCACATGTAGTCTAAAAGTTCCATTCAATTGACCCATTTACTGAATATAGTGGCGTGAGAAAATGTTGACAAAAAAAATGGCGTGAGAAAATGCGCGCGTAATGAACCGCGAAGTAACGGTCATAATAAACAGAATAATAGAGGAAGATAGGTGGGTGAGGTGGCAGACATACAGAGAGAAGAAAGGAGTTTGACCAGACCATTAAAAGACTAGAGGACCACACTATAAGCCATAACATTGCATTAACATGCTTCTAAAAACACTCGTACTTTTATTTAATTTATCAATTAAACACCAATATCTCTTCCTCAATTTAAAATTATCTGTCTGTACTATATATGAGTATATAGTAAATACTAAACACATACTTCATTGGGCTATCTTAAAGTTATTTGTTACAAAGACAAATTTTGTAAAAATAGTGCATGATATATATGGAGAAGCTATTTACAAAGGTAACAACAAATCCTAGCGTTCTCTCACAAAAAAAAAAAAAAAAAATCCTAGACTAACCCATATCATTTTTTCTTACTATGACTAGTATAAAAATGTAACAATCCAGTTTCCACAAGAATCAACACTGCTGTATAAGAATATAACTATGTATATAATAAATGGCAAATTGATAACAGAGACCTACGCGATTTAACTGACAATAAATTTGATGAAATTATAAACACGTGCTCATTGGTCCCCAACAAATAATAGAGTATGTAGAGTAGAACAGAGTATATGAATTTACTAGATCTTTAGAAGAAACTAAAGAACTGAAATAATGTTACGACTTGGAAGAGTTTTACTGACTTATTACTAGTTTACTAGCCAATAACAGTGACATGTACCTGAAAAAGTTTCGAAGGCTTGGACGGGAAAAACAAAAGAATGTTTCCTTGTCCCACCGATGACGTTGCTAGCGTTACTCGGTAAGAAGGCTGTGTATACCACGCGTATAGTAGCGCGTGTGAAGAATTAAATTCGTTTGCTGATCTGGCAGAGGGATACAGAAGTTTGACTGGACCATTAAAGGACGAGAACCAGACAAAACATTCATTTAATAAGCTGTTTAACACCTGCCATGTTATGCTTTTAATGACAACTCGAGGTCATTTAATTAACTATTAAGAGTATTTGTTATTTAATCAAGAAACTAAAAAGTAGAGTGAATGCTATGAGGTTGGCTTTGCGTTCAATCATGTGATCAACTTTCGCTTCGCGTCACACAATTAGCAATTATGTATGACTTATACTCCCTCTGGATTTAAATATAAGATGTTTAAGGTTTTACACACGAAACAATAAATACAATATTTTAGTTGTTACTTTTTGATTATATCAATAAAGTTTCACCACTCCTAATTTTACTTTTAATTTATGTTTAAATTTTAAAAATAAATGCATTAATTATATCTCAAAACATCATACATTTGTATACAAGATAAAAATATAGAACATCTTACATTCATATCCGGAGGGAGTATTTAATTAAGGTTTAATAGTTCGAGACTTGGATCTTATATGGTTCAAATCTCAGACTAAAAGCAATGGTTTGTAAAAACTCACATGTGTATAATCCAGAAGATCATCAAACTCACATGCATACAATTTTGGATTTGTTCGATCATGTGATCAACTTAGGCTTCGCGTCACGTATTTAACAATTATGTATAATTTATTTAATTGAATTTGACATCTACGTTATCTCATGGTTCAATAGTTCACACCTTACATCTTAGGGTTTAGATCTCAGACAATGTTGTAATCATCAAGATCATAAAATTCAGCATATTACAGTGATTGTTTTGTTGTTTGTTTGGAATATGTTGTGGATAAATCAAACCTAAGCATTGATAAGATCCACATACAATAGATAGATGACAGCAACAGAAAAACACATTACTAAACCATTTTTCATTACTCGATTTAATTTGGTTTACTGCAACTTGCAACAAAGACAATGTCTAAATAAAAAGAACCATTGGGAAAGTCTATACAGAAACTTTATGTTCTTGATGTGAATCCTAAGCCTGATAGATCTCATTTACAGAAAACTCCAGACGCAAAAAACATTTGTTTCCCATGCGTGTAATTTCTAAAAAAAGGAACGAACTGCTAGGGAGCTCTGCAGGTATTATTATTGTTACCCCTATGTATATATAGTTCAGAGCTCTAGAACCACCTTACCCGGAACCAGCTTCTTCTCCTTGGCTTCATGAGCTGCTACAACTTCGGTTATAGGAAACGTCTTTTCCACTGGTATCTTTAGCTTTCCGGCTCCAACTAACCGCTGAATCTCGGCTAGACCTTCAGGATCAGCCCTCATATACGTCCACCAGTAGTCTGTAATTTTTTGAGTTCATTACATTCAAAATTTGATTTATACCTATTCGATGGACATGTCTTATTAACATAATAGTTCCTACGAAACCGAAGAGAGAGTAATGCATGATCCAATCTTTACCTATTCCATGAGAATACTGATACTGTATCTTTTTCTTCGCTAAGAGTGAAGTTGCAAGCGGAAGCCCAATCAGAAAACCGTATCTATCAGTCAATGATGCAGCCTCACCCTTCAATAGATCAATGCAAGAGAGAATAAAAACACTTTTCTAAGAGCAAAGGTAGCTCGCAAGGCAGAGACAAAAGAACTATTGTATACCTGGAGAGTCATATAGTTGCCACCCTTCCTCAAGAAGTTTATGCCTATTCTCTCGGTCTCAGGCCGACCAATAGTATCCAACACAGCGTCAAACTTTCCTTTCACTGCCACCTCAATGTCCTGCCCATGATACAGATCAGGTTCATGAATCAGAACAATATAATCATGGCTTTACTTTGGATCAGCAGAGAAATAAACAGATTCTATCCTTACCTCGGTTAAGTAGTCAACAGCTTGCTCGGCACCAGCTGCTAGTATACGATCTTTGGTCTGACCAACACAAGAGGCTGTAACATGACACCCAAAGGCTACGCCCAGCTGGATTGCAGCAAAACCTACTGCTCCTCCTCCAAAAACTAATAGCCTTTGTCTGCAAATAGAAAGGTTTATAGGAAGAAATTGTTGAGTCCATGCTATTAAACAAGTAACAAGAAAGCATCTTTGTGAATGTATTAGTATCAGCTTCCTGCCACATGCAGATAATAATAGTTTCTCAAAAATCATACCCTTCGAGTATCCGAGCATTACTCTTCAACGCACGCCAAGCCGTCAACGCAGCAAAAGGAATAGCGCTCGCCTCCTACAAGAAGCAGACAAAAGAAGATGAAAACTCTTAACGGAAAACAATAAAAATGGCTTAGGCAATACAGACATTCAAGCATTCAATAAACAGGCTTTAAGGGTATTTAATATACTATATAGATCTTCCTACTTACCACATGAGAAACCGATGATGGCTTTTCAGTAAGTTCCTCCTCAGAAAGTATCCCATAATCAGTATAAGTACCTCTCAATGCAGTAGGATGCAACGCACCAAAAA
Coding sequences within:
- the LOC106295184 gene encoding uncharacterized protein LOC106295184 translates to MSVLQSHQCLFSFSLPHRLRTPRLISLYRPPESTSPFPSLSGFTRTRPDRIRVSAVEETSDVPEEVEDGPVELPPSAISPFSTTNSIFATSDDPSPLQLATSVMLTGAITIFLFRSIRRRAKRSKEMTFRSSGVKKSLKDEAMEKLKAMGSAPIEEVGGKSTTPSAAQAFLGAVSAGVIAVILYKFTTTIEAGLNRQAISDNFSVRQITVTVRTIINGICYLATFVFGINAVGLLLYSGQLAFNEESDEAAMKATTETGDSSGNNNSEVNKSNEDQSTSD
- the LOC106292889 gene encoding reticulon-4-interacting protein 1, mitochondrial: MRSLRGSSMAGLVSHPARLSSLRSIFTGCRAVMLPRFGGPEVLELRENVPVPNLNPNEVLVRARAVSVNPLDCRIRAGYGRSVLQPHLPVIIGRDISGEVAAVGNSVKAFKVGQEVFGALHPTALRGTYTDYGILSEEELTEKPSSVSHVEASAIPFAALTAWRALKSNARILEGQRLLVFGGGAVGFAAIQLGVAFGCHVTASCVGQTKDRILAAGAEQAVDYLTEDIEVAVKGKFDAVLDTIGRPETERIGINFLRKGGNYMTLQGEAASLTDRYGFLIGLPLATSLLAKKKIQYQYSHGIDYWWTYMRADPEGLAEIQRLVGAGKLKIPVEKTFPITEVVAAHEAKEKKLVPGKVVLEL
- the LOC106295183 gene encoding uncharacterized protein LOC106295183; its protein translation is MSIATSLSHSKKKKITMAETERPHRSSSINSSSNARNASSTDLFICFTSRFSSSSSMRLSSLSPARSACLTTSLSRRLRPSGSIKNASAGVLNSPMFGNSGGRKRSGSGYENNNNNNIEPSSPKVTCIGQVRVKTRKHVKKKMRARSRRRGETSSFRRSSSDQNDRGGCRFDASDNRWVHFPVTICESLRSFGSELNCFSSSSPCRSSCVGGKDGRRGEGNGGGGGSSCFTRWFVAVEETGGKRREIELVVGGGEDEAAEDGRRRSRRRHVFEGLDLSEIEMKTEERRGREDVGMINLCSPPKNALLLMRCRSDPVKVAALANRVRERQMSLDDRVYGGEEEEDEQRRRFELDLEDKKRIELCEKWISGEREVVSITEPEAPKEEELVHEEEIEAMIIKHIEDDLRNAIEEEDEEQTAEMEEEESKEEEEIAAASVTPNVERSNQGNREPDPSPEVIMRGGDQQHDETAEKDKTTPYKVLPDCLLLMMCEPKLSMEVSKETWVCSTDFVRCQPGRPPAKKITEHHHHNHQPKKRIVTGVDSNASSRRRSVDKRPVHHSLLQPPRSSCSYPAAPPLLTTAASVREQKAAGGNKAYEPPVLPRCKSEPRKSASKLAPEACFWKNRKLEPHPQASVGVGGGAGVGF